In a genomic window of Pseudomonas oryzihabitans:
- a CDS encoding ProQ/FinO family protein gives MGFEQLAELRDRLRAEKAQLQPAAKQQPPQKSQKAQKPQKPQKPPREARTPEQEAAFNAIRALQKHFPLAFPVNPAPKVPLKEGILKDAEQHLGSLGLSIEQLKLGIAAWCQGHRYWASMKENAPRLDLNGQPAGVVTASQALHAARQARRQRAQARRDKAPAKEKPVETSDAPQAESAQ, from the coding sequence ATGGGTTTTGAACAACTAGCCGAGCTTCGCGACCGGCTCCGCGCCGAAAAGGCGCAGCTGCAACCTGCTGCCAAGCAGCAACCTCCGCAGAAGTCTCAGAAGGCGCAAAAGCCTCAGAAGCCGCAGAAGCCGCCGCGCGAAGCCAGGACTCCCGAGCAGGAAGCGGCTTTCAATGCCATTCGCGCCCTGCAGAAGCATTTTCCGCTAGCCTTCCCGGTCAATCCGGCGCCCAAGGTGCCCTTGAAGGAAGGCATCCTCAAGGATGCCGAGCAGCACCTGGGATCGCTCGGCCTGTCCATCGAGCAGCTCAAGCTCGGCATCGCGGCCTGGTGCCAGGGTCACAGATACTGGGCGAGCATGAAGGAGAATGCGCCCCGTCTCGACCTGAACGGTCAGCCGGCCGGCGTCGTCACCGCTTCGCAGGCGCTGCATGCCGCGCGCCAGGCCCGGCGGCAACGGGCACAAGCCCGCCGCGACAAGGCACCTGCGAAGGAAAAGCCAGTCGAGACCAGCGACGCCCCCCAGGCGGAATCGGCTCAATAA
- a CDS encoding LysR family transcriptional regulator, whose amino-acid sequence MDRWQAMRVFVKVAETQSFARTARELHLSAPAVTRMVAGLEDLIGARLLVRTTRSVKPTEAGVRYLQDCRRILDEIAEAELAAAGHQAKPSGTLAITAPVLFGQLHVLPLVLEFLGRHPQMRVRTLFVDRQVNLLDEGLDVALRIGQLPDSGFTAIQVGRMRRVVCASPAYLEAEGTPTTPAALRDHRILASQGAWASPEWRFARGQRVVVDPLLQCNTNEAAITAAKAGWGLTRALHYQIAPALAEGALRIVLEDHEDSPLPVHLVYPEGRQAAAKVRAFVELAVASLRSDPLLGRGFVG is encoded by the coding sequence ATGGATCGTTGGCAGGCAATGCGCGTGTTCGTGAAGGTCGCCGAAACCCAGAGTTTCGCCCGCACCGCCCGCGAGCTACACCTGAGCGCGCCGGCGGTGACCCGCATGGTCGCCGGCCTGGAAGACCTCATCGGCGCCCGGCTGCTGGTGCGCACCACCCGCTCGGTGAAGCCTACCGAAGCCGGCGTCCGCTATCTGCAGGATTGCCGCCGCATCCTCGACGAGATCGCCGAAGCGGAATTGGCCGCGGCCGGGCACCAGGCCAAGCCATCCGGCACCCTGGCGATCACCGCACCGGTGCTCTTCGGCCAACTGCACGTGCTGCCCCTGGTGCTGGAGTTCCTGGGGCGCCATCCGCAGATGCGGGTGCGCACCCTGTTCGTCGATCGCCAGGTGAATCTGCTGGACGAGGGGCTGGACGTCGCCTTGCGTATCGGCCAGCTACCGGATTCCGGCTTCACCGCGATCCAGGTCGGCCGCATGCGGCGGGTGGTCTGCGCCTCGCCCGCTTATCTGGAGGCAGAGGGCACACCCACCACTCCCGCGGCGCTGCGGGACCATCGCATCCTCGCCAGCCAGGGCGCCTGGGCCTCGCCGGAATGGCGCTTCGCCCGGGGGCAACGGGTGGTGGTCGATCCGCTGCTGCAGTGCAACACCAACGAGGCCGCCATCACCGCGGCCAAGGCCGGCTGGGGCCTCACCCGGGCGCTGCACTACCAGATCGCCCCGGCGCTGGCCGAGGGCGCCTTGCGGATCGTGCTCGAAGACCATGAGGACTCCCCGCTGCCGGTGCACCTGGTCTATCCGGAAGGTCGCCAGGCGGCGGCCAAGGTCCGCGCCTTTGTCGAGCTGGCGGTGGCCAGTCTGCGGAGCGACCCGCTATTGGGCAGAGGCTTCGTCGGCTGA
- a CDS encoding 2Fe-2S iron-sulfur cluster-binding protein, whose product MNESLTTLPTWHPGETLIQERVGVRQRMAEVGPRVIRSFMPDQHRAFYQQLPFLVLGSVDAAGLAWATILEGPPGFVAAPTPTRLEITATLPVDDPAGPGLVDGAAVGLLGIELHSRRRNRVNGVIGMTPQGFHLAVDQSFGNCPRYIQPRDLHLPAEPDTLPVPPAEHLTSLDDDARRLIEGANTFFVASYAEQEGQRRVDVSHRGGKPGFVRVDGDGLLTIPDFNGNLFFNTLGNIVLNGQAGLLFVDYQSGELLQLSGTAEVLFDSPEIAAFSGAERLWSFRPQRLVRRRAALALSWTAHPDEEADSVQLTGSWPQARARLQALERGNRWQSLRVARIVEESASIRSFHLAAMDGADLVPAQAGQFLPLRISPDEGQPPLLRSYSLSNAPADGHYRISVKREGRVSGWLHDQLREGDLLDTRLPAGDFALAASGNHSLVLLAGGIGITPLLAMLRHLVHEGRRTQRFRPVVLFYGARRKAERAFDAELAELVAAAGGAIQVVRALSDTQDAVAGVDYEVAGRIDMQVLARFLPFGDHAFYLCGPAAFTQALYDGLRGYGIEDARIHAEAFGPAALQRSLPAGAVVPARPPAATETVPVIFTESLKEARWTPAAGSLLELAEARGLAPAFSCRAGHCGTCRTRVLSGAVTYPREPAAAVAEGEALLCGAVPAAGSTRLELDL is encoded by the coding sequence ATGAACGAGTCCTTGACCACCCTGCCCACCTGGCACCCGGGAGAAACCCTCATCCAGGAGCGCGTCGGTGTCCGCCAGCGGATGGCCGAGGTCGGCCCGCGGGTGATCCGCTCCTTCATGCCCGATCAGCACCGCGCCTTCTACCAACAGTTGCCCTTCCTGGTACTGGGCAGCGTGGACGCGGCGGGCCTGGCTTGGGCGACGATCCTGGAAGGCCCACCGGGCTTCGTCGCCGCGCCGACCCCGACTCGATTGGAGATCACCGCCACGCTGCCGGTCGACGATCCAGCCGGGCCAGGACTGGTCGACGGCGCGGCGGTGGGCCTGCTGGGCATCGAGCTGCACAGCCGGCGGCGCAATCGCGTCAACGGCGTGATCGGCATGACTCCCCAGGGTTTTCACCTGGCGGTCGATCAGAGCTTCGGCAATTGCCCACGCTACATCCAACCGCGCGACCTACACCTCCCCGCTGAACCAGACACGCTGCCCGTCCCGCCCGCCGAACACCTCACGAGCCTGGATGACGACGCGCGACGGCTGATCGAGGGCGCCAATACCTTTTTCGTCGCCTCCTACGCGGAACAGGAGGGTCAACGCCGGGTGGACGTCTCCCATCGCGGCGGCAAGCCGGGCTTCGTCCGGGTGGACGGGGACGGGCTGCTGACCATTCCCGACTTCAACGGCAACCTGTTCTTCAACACCCTGGGCAATATCGTCCTCAACGGCCAGGCCGGCCTACTGTTCGTGGATTACCAGAGCGGCGAGCTGCTGCAGCTGAGCGGTACCGCCGAGGTGTTGTTCGACTCGCCCGAGATCGCCGCCTTCTCCGGTGCCGAGCGGCTCTGGAGCTTCCGCCCGCAGCGGCTGGTACGGCGCCGCGCCGCCCTTGCCCTAAGCTGGACGGCGCACCCCGACGAGGAGGCAGACAGCGTGCAGCTGACCGGCAGTTGGCCGCAGGCCCGCGCCCGTCTCCAGGCCCTCGAGCGCGGCAACCGCTGGCAGTCGCTGCGGGTCGCGCGCATCGTCGAAGAAAGCGCCAGCATCCGCTCTTTTCATCTGGCCGCCATGGATGGCGCCGACCTGGTACCCGCCCAGGCGGGCCAGTTCCTGCCGCTGCGCATCAGCCCGGATGAGGGCCAGCCCCCGCTGCTGCGTAGCTATAGCCTGTCCAACGCGCCCGCCGATGGCCACTACCGCATCAGCGTCAAGCGCGAGGGCCGGGTGTCCGGCTGGCTGCATGACCAGCTGCGCGAGGGTGACCTGCTGGATACCCGGCTGCCGGCCGGCGACTTCGCCCTGGCGGCGTCCGGGAATCACTCCCTGGTGCTGCTGGCCGGGGGGATCGGCATCACCCCGCTGCTGGCGATGCTGCGGCACCTGGTCCATGAAGGGCGCCGTACCCAACGCTTTCGTCCGGTCGTCCTCTTCTACGGCGCCCGTCGCAAGGCCGAGCGGGCCTTCGACGCGGAACTCGCCGAGCTGGTGGCCGCCGCCGGTGGCGCGATCCAGGTGGTCCGGGCGCTGAGCGATACCCAGGACGCCGTGGCGGGCGTCGACTACGAGGTGGCCGGGCGGATCGACATGCAGGTGCTCGCCCGTTTCCTGCCCTTCGGCGATCACGCCTTCTACCTGTGTGGCCCGGCAGCCTTCACCCAGGCGCTGTACGACGGCCTGCGCGGCTACGGCATCGAAGATGCCCGTATCCACGCGGAAGCCTTCGGCCCGGCTGCGCTGCAACGCAGCCTGCCCGCGGGTGCGGTGGTACCCGCGCGGCCACCCGCCGCAACGGAAACCGTACCGGTGATTTTCACCGAGTCACTCAAGGAAGCCCGCTGGACGCCCGCTGCGGGCTCCTTGCTGGAGCTGGCCGAAGCCCGCGGCCTCGCCCCGGCCTTCAGTTGTCGTGCAGGCCACTGCGGCACTTGCCGAACCCGAGTCTTGAGCGGTGCGGTCACCTATCCCCGGGAACCGGCGGCCGCCGTCGCCGAGGGCGAAGCCCTGTTGTGCGGCGCGGTACCGGCTGCCGGCAGTACGCGCCTGGAACTCGATCTTTAG
- a CDS encoding glutathione S-transferase family protein, translating into MKIYHHPLSGHAHRAVLFASLLGLAPELVEVDLAAGEHRSPAFLALNPFGQVPVLEDDGLVITDSNAILVYLAKKLGRTDWLPEGAAGAAAVQRWLSVAAGELAYGPAAARLITVFGAPLDAREVIARAQVLLQRLESHLATRDWLAADHPTLADVALYSYLAGAPEGNVDLAPYAAVRAFLQRVEALPGFVPFPQTAAGLRS; encoded by the coding sequence ATGAAGATCTATCACCATCCGCTATCCGGTCATGCTCATCGCGCCGTGCTGTTCGCTTCCCTGCTGGGCCTTGCGCCCGAGCTGGTGGAGGTCGATCTCGCCGCCGGTGAACACCGCTCGCCGGCCTTTCTCGCGCTCAATCCCTTTGGCCAGGTGCCGGTGCTGGAGGACGACGGCTTGGTCATCACCGATTCGAACGCCATTCTCGTCTACCTGGCGAAGAAACTGGGCCGCACCGACTGGCTGCCGGAAGGCGCCGCCGGCGCCGCGGCGGTACAGCGCTGGCTGTCGGTAGCCGCTGGCGAACTGGCCTATGGTCCGGCGGCGGCGCGCCTGATCACGGTATTCGGCGCCCCGCTCGATGCGAGGGAAGTCATCGCCCGCGCCCAGGTACTGCTGCAACGCCTGGAAAGTCATTTGGCCACCCGCGACTGGCTGGCCGCCGACCATCCCACCCTGGCCGACGTGGCTCTCTACAGCTATCTCGCCGGAGCGCCGGAGGGCAACGTCGATCTGGCGCCCTATGCGGCGGTGCGCGCCTTCCTGCAACGGGTGGAGGCCTTGCCGGGCTTCGTCCCCTTTCCGCAGACGGCCGCCGGTCTGCGTAGCTGA
- a CDS encoding response regulator, with the protein MNAVLQPAPAGVVLIVDDTPDNLALLSDALDASGYMVLVAMDGASALERMQRRRPDVVLLDAVMPGLDGFETCRRIKAQAELADIPVLFMTALTESEHVVEAFAAGGIDYVTKPLKTDEVLARVAAHLRTARELQAARSLPVSRPQARTALDLAPLSSRYQLTGREVEVLHWVACGKTNRDIGDILGLSPRTVNKHLEHVYVKLGVETRTAAATLAIAACR; encoded by the coding sequence ATGAATGCCGTCCTACAGCCCGCTCCCGCCGGCGTCGTGCTGATCGTCGATGACACCCCCGACAACCTCGCGCTGCTCTCCGATGCGCTGGACGCCAGCGGCTACATGGTGCTGGTGGCCATGGACGGGGCCAGCGCCCTGGAACGCATGCAGCGCCGGCGGCCAGACGTGGTGCTGCTCGATGCGGTGATGCCTGGCCTGGACGGCTTCGAGACTTGCCGGCGGATCAAGGCCCAGGCCGAACTGGCCGACATCCCGGTGCTGTTCATGACCGCCCTGACCGAGAGCGAACATGTGGTGGAGGCCTTCGCCGCGGGCGGCATCGACTACGTCACCAAGCCGCTGAAGACCGACGAGGTGCTGGCACGGGTGGCCGCCCACCTGCGCACGGCCCGCGAACTCCAGGCGGCCAGGAGCCTGCCGGTGAGCCGGCCCCAGGCCAGGACCGCGCTGGACCTCGCGCCCCTCAGCAGCCGCTACCAACTGACCGGCCGCGAGGTCGAGGTGCTGCACTGGGTGGCCTGCGGCAAGACCAACCGCGACATCGGCGACATCCTCGGCCTCTCACCGCGGACGGTGAACAAGCACCTGGAACACGTCTATGTGAAGCTCGGCGTGGAAACCCGCACCGCCGCCGCCACCCTGGCCATCGCGGCCTGTCGCTGA
- a CDS encoding hybrid sensor histidine kinase/response regulator produces MQQTGTQRIAKIRRDYNSWVADETLEDYALRYTPRSFRKWSEFRIANTALGALSFLALEAIGGALAISYGFTNTLWAVLAVSLVIFLTGLPISYYAARYGVDMDLLTRGAGFGYIGSTITSLIYASFTFLFFALEAAIMALALELYFRIPLALAYVICSIIVIPLVTYGITLINRLQLWSQPLWLILLALPYAFVIAKNPGALADWTTFAGREGEAGAFNLLSFGAACTVGLALVTQIGEQVDYLRFLPEKTAANRRRWWAALLLAGPGWILPGALKMLAGAFLAFLALQHEIPLERAAEPTQMYLVAFGYVFSSPGWAMGAMVLFVIVSQIKINLTNAYAGSLAWSNFFARVTHSHPGRVVWLVFNVLIALMLMELGVFQAIEEVLGLYANIAIAWIGAVVADLVINKPLGLSPRHIEFKRAHLYDINPVGVGAMLLASLLSGLAHAGVFGALAQAISPAVSLLAALVCAPLLAWLTRGRYYIARTSVLKLLHPAQVHLECVLCTNAFEREDIAFCPAYGAPICSLCCALDARCGDLCKPAARLSAQFDTLLRWLLPNTSVPRLHTRLAHYLGVLLVMVGLMFCALALIYSQVSQGLQGDERHLLYQGFFKAFMVLTLFAGALAWWVVLTRESRHVALEESTRQTALLMQEIQAHRKTDEALQRAKEASEAANAAKSRYVTGLSHELRTPLNSILGYTQILQRDAASNSRQQDALATIYRSGSHLLSLIDGLLDVAKIEAGKLNLEPSEIPFPEFIEQLQQMFAPQAQDKGLGFRLDAQGRLPAVVRGDEKRVRQILINLLGNAVRYTDRGGVVLGVTYARETATFEILDSGLGIAPEQLERLFQPFERGDPLRQDNGLGLGLTITRMLVTLMGGALDVQSTPGQGTRFIVRLFLSEVRVPQALVHVEHPISGYQGPRRRVLLVDDHLDHRRVLAGMLEPLGFELAEASNGQDAIRQVALWQPDLILMDLSMPLLDGLETSTLIRRNGLSRAPIIVISANAFADDRERSAAAACDDYLAKPVHTPQLLEKIRKHLNLEWLERPAGPPQASPLPLQAPSAASLAELRELGALGYVKGILECLERIERDEPLSAAYVASLRSLVKRFQLNDFNRRLKDSLQPADLPLEGEHP; encoded by the coding sequence GTGCAGCAGACCGGGACGCAACGCATCGCCAAGATCCGCCGCGACTACAACAGCTGGGTCGCCGACGAGACGCTGGAAGACTACGCCCTGCGCTACACCCCCCGGTCGTTCCGCAAATGGTCGGAATTCCGCATCGCCAATACCGCCCTGGGTGCCCTCTCCTTCCTGGCCCTGGAGGCCATCGGCGGCGCCCTGGCGATCAGCTACGGCTTCACCAACACCCTCTGGGCGGTACTGGCGGTGAGCCTGGTGATCTTCCTCACCGGCCTGCCGATCAGCTACTACGCGGCGCGCTATGGGGTGGACATGGATCTGCTCACCCGCGGCGCCGGTTTCGGCTACATCGGCTCCACCATCACCTCGCTGATCTACGCCAGCTTCACCTTCCTGTTCTTCGCCCTGGAAGCGGCGATCATGGCGCTGGCCCTGGAGCTGTACTTCCGCATCCCCCTGGCGCTGGCCTATGTGATCTGCTCGATCATCGTGATTCCCCTGGTCACCTATGGCATCACCCTGATCAATCGCCTGCAGCTGTGGAGCCAGCCGCTCTGGCTGATCCTGCTGGCGTTGCCCTACGCCTTCGTCATCGCCAAGAATCCCGGTGCCCTGGCGGACTGGACCACCTTCGCCGGCCGCGAGGGCGAGGCCGGTGCCTTCAACCTGCTGTCCTTCGGCGCCGCCTGCACCGTGGGCCTGGCGCTGGTGACCCAGATCGGCGAACAGGTCGATTACCTGCGCTTCCTGCCCGAGAAGACCGCCGCCAACCGCCGCCGCTGGTGGGCCGCGCTGCTCCTGGCCGGCCCTGGCTGGATCCTGCCCGGGGCGCTGAAGATGCTCGCCGGCGCCTTCCTGGCCTTTCTCGCCCTGCAGCATGAAATCCCCCTGGAGCGCGCCGCCGAGCCGACCCAGATGTACCTGGTGGCCTTCGGCTACGTCTTTTCGTCGCCGGGCTGGGCCATGGGCGCCATGGTGCTGTTCGTCATCGTCAGCCAGATCAAGATCAACCTGACCAACGCCTATGCCGGCTCCCTGGCCTGGTCCAACTTCTTCGCCCGGGTCACCCACAGCCATCCCGGCCGCGTGGTCTGGCTGGTGTTCAATGTGCTGATCGCGTTGATGCTCATGGAGCTGGGGGTGTTCCAGGCCATCGAGGAGGTGCTCGGGCTCTATGCCAACATCGCCATCGCCTGGATCGGCGCGGTGGTCGCCGACCTGGTGATCAACAAGCCGCTGGGGCTGTCGCCCAGGCACATAGAGTTCAAGCGCGCGCACCTCTACGACATCAACCCGGTGGGGGTCGGGGCCATGCTGCTGGCCTCGCTGCTCTCCGGCCTGGCCCACGCCGGGGTGTTCGGCGCCCTGGCCCAGGCCATCTCGCCGGCGGTGTCCCTGCTCGCGGCACTGGTCTGCGCCCCGCTGCTGGCCTGGCTCACCCGGGGCCGCTACTACATCGCCCGCACCAGCGTGCTGAAGCTGCTCCATCCCGCCCAGGTCCACCTGGAATGCGTGCTCTGCACCAACGCCTTCGAGCGCGAAGACATCGCCTTCTGCCCAGCGTACGGCGCGCCCATCTGCTCGCTGTGCTGCGCCCTGGACGCGCGCTGCGGCGACCTGTGCAAGCCCGCGGCGCGGCTGTCCGCGCAGTTCGATACCTTGCTGCGCTGGCTGCTGCCGAACACCTCGGTGCCGCGCCTGCATACCCGCCTGGCGCATTATCTGGGCGTGCTGCTGGTCATGGTCGGGCTGATGTTCTGCGCCCTGGCGCTGATCTACAGCCAGGTCTCCCAGGGCCTGCAGGGCGACGAGCGCCACCTGCTCTACCAGGGTTTCTTCAAGGCCTTCATGGTGCTCACCCTGTTCGCCGGGGCGCTGGCCTGGTGGGTGGTGCTGACCCGCGAGAGCCGCCACGTGGCCCTGGAGGAGTCGACCCGCCAGACCGCGCTGCTGATGCAGGAAATCCAGGCCCACCGCAAGACCGACGAGGCCCTGCAGCGCGCCAAGGAAGCCTCGGAGGCCGCCAACGCCGCCAAGAGTCGCTACGTCACCGGCCTGTCCCATGAGCTGCGCACGCCGCTGAACAGCATCCTCGGCTACACCCAGATCCTGCAGCGCGATGCAGCCAGCAACAGCCGCCAGCAGGACGCCCTGGCCACCATCTACCGCAGCGGCTCGCACCTGCTGTCGCTGATCGACGGCCTGCTGGACGTGGCCAAGATCGAGGCCGGCAAGCTCAACCTGGAACCCTCGGAAATCCCCTTCCCGGAATTCATCGAGCAGCTGCAGCAGATGTTCGCCCCCCAGGCCCAGGACAAGGGCCTGGGCTTCCGCCTCGACGCCCAAGGGCGCCTGCCAGCGGTGGTCCGCGGCGACGAAAAGCGCGTCCGCCAGATCCTCATCAACCTGCTCGGCAATGCCGTGCGCTACACCGACCGGGGCGGCGTGGTGCTGGGGGTCACCTACGCGCGGGAAACCGCCACCTTCGAGATCCTCGACAGCGGCCTGGGGATCGCCCCGGAGCAGCTGGAGCGGCTGTTCCAGCCTTTCGAACGCGGTGACCCGCTGCGCCAGGACAACGGCCTCGGCCTGGGCCTGACCATCACCCGCATGCTGGTGACCCTCATGGGCGGCGCCCTGGATGTCCAGAGTACGCCAGGCCAGGGCACCCGCTTCATCGTGCGGCTGTTCCTTTCCGAGGTGCGGGTGCCCCAGGCGCTGGTCCACGTCGAGCACCCTATCAGCGGCTACCAGGGGCCGCGCCGTCGGGTACTGCTGGTGGACGATCACCTCGACCATCGCCGCGTGTTGGCCGGCATGCTCGAACCCCTGGGTTTCGAACTGGCCGAGGCCAGCAACGGTCAGGACGCCATCCGCCAGGTGGCCTTGTGGCAGCCGGACCTGATCCTCATGGACCTGTCCATGCCGTTGCTCGACGGCCTGGAGACCAGCACCCTGATCCGCCGCAACGGCCTCTCCCGGGCGCCGATCATCGTCATCTCCGCCAATGCCTTCGCCGACGACCGTGAGCGCAGCGCCGCCGCCGCTTGCGACGACTACTTGGCCAAGCCGGTGCACACGCCGCAGTTGCTGGAGAAGATCAGGAAGCACCTGAACCTGGAATGGCTGGAGCGCCCAGCGGGGCCACCCCAGGCATCGCCGCTGCCCCTGCAGGCACCGAGCGCCGCCAGTCTGGCCGAGCTACGGGAGCTGGGCGCCCTGGGCTACGTCAAGGGTATCCTCGAATGCCTGGAGCGCATCGAGCGCGACGAGCCGCTCAGCGCCGCCTATGTCGCCAGCCTGCGCAGCCTGGTCAAGCGCTTCCAGCTCAACGACTTCAACCGCCGCCTCAAGGACAGCCTGCAGCCGGCCGACCTGCCCCTGGAAGGAGAACACCCATGA
- the urtA gene encoding urea ABC transporter substrate-binding protein, producing MHRSSGVKSSLPRRLALGAAALSLLAASVFSQGVMADAANTTGLAVTDKEVTVGQLHSATGTMAISETGAIQAERLAIEQINAQGGVLGRQVKIIQEDGASDWPTFAEKAKKLLEADKVAAVFGCWTSASRKAVLPIFEKDNGLLYYPTFYEGLEQSKNVFYTGQEATQQILSALDWLAKEKGAKTFYLVGSDYIWPRTSMKIARKHIENVLHGEVVGEEYYPLGGTQFGSLTNKIKLKKPDVVFAAVVGGSNVAFYKQLKAAGITSAKQNLLTLSVTEDEMLGIGGENMAGFYSSMKYFQTLDNPNNKAFVEAFKAKYGKDAVIGDVTQAAYLGPWLWKMAVEKAGSFDVDKVVAASPGLELKTAPEGYVKVHDNHHLWSRSRIAQIQPDGTFKVVYESPELIEPNPFPKGYQ from the coding sequence ATGCACAGATCATCGGGCGTGAAATCCAGCCTTCCCCGGCGCCTGGCGCTGGGCGCCGCGGCGTTGTCCCTGCTGGCGGCCAGCGTGTTCAGCCAGGGCGTGATGGCGGACGCCGCCAATACCACGGGCCTGGCCGTCACCGACAAGGAGGTCACCGTTGGCCAGTTGCATTCGGCCACCGGCACCATGGCCATCTCCGAGACCGGCGCCATCCAGGCCGAGCGCCTGGCCATCGAGCAGATCAATGCCCAGGGCGGGGTGCTCGGCCGCCAGGTCAAGATCATCCAGGAAGACGGCGCCTCCGACTGGCCAACCTTCGCCGAAAAGGCCAAGAAGCTGCTGGAGGCCGACAAGGTCGCCGCGGTGTTCGGCTGCTGGACCTCGGCCTCGCGCAAGGCGGTGCTGCCAATCTTCGAGAAGGACAACGGCCTGCTCTACTACCCGACCTTCTACGAGGGCCTGGAGCAATCGAAGAACGTCTTCTACACCGGCCAGGAAGCCACCCAGCAGATCCTCTCGGCGCTGGACTGGCTGGCCAAGGAGAAGGGCGCCAAGACCTTCTACCTGGTGGGCTCGGACTACATCTGGCCGCGCACCTCGATGAAGATCGCCCGCAAGCACATCGAGAACGTGCTGCACGGCGAGGTGGTGGGGGAGGAGTACTACCCGCTGGGCGGCACCCAGTTCGGCTCCCTGACCAACAAGATCAAGCTGAAGAAGCCCGACGTGGTCTTCGCCGCGGTGGTCGGCGGTTCCAACGTGGCCTTCTACAAGCAGCTCAAGGCGGCCGGCATCACCTCCGCCAAGCAGAATCTGCTGACCCTCTCGGTGACCGAGGACGAGATGCTCGGCATCGGCGGCGAGAACATGGCCGGCTTCTACTCGTCGATGAAGTACTTCCAGACCCTGGACAACCCCAACAACAAGGCCTTCGTCGAGGCCTTCAAGGCCAAGTACGGCAAGGACGCGGTGATCGGCGACGTGACCCAGGCCGCCTACCTCGGGCCCTGGCTGTGGAAGATGGCGGTGGAGAAGGCCGGCAGCTTCGACGTCGACAAGGTGGTCGCCGCCTCGCCGGGCCTGGAACTCAAGACCGCCCCGGAAGGCTACGTGAAGGTGCATGACAACCATCACCTCTGGAGCCGCTCGCGCATCGCCCAGATCCAGCCGGACGGCACCTTCAAAGTGGTCTACGAGTCGCCCGAGCTGATCGAGCCAAACCCCTTCCCCAAGGGTTATCAGTAA
- the urtB gene encoding urea ABC transporter permease subunit UrtB, giving the protein MESLSDFGAIAVMQGFNGLSVFCVLLLMALGLAIIFGQMGVINMAHGEFLAVGAYTTYVVSTLIQHHFPALQPYYFFFAIVLAFFVAGAIGWLVEWAMISRLYQRPLDTLLATWGLSLILQQLFRSVFGAREVSAEMPEWLMGSWSPTASIDIPKSGLFVMAVTVLLTITLFLMLYRSRWGLQVRATVQNRLMARAVGINTRRVDRMTFALGCGVAGVAGAAFTTIGSIGPTAGSLYIVDTFLVVVFGGAASLLGTIASAFGIAQAQSLLEFFLSGSMAKVLTLSAVILILMLRPQGLFSAKVRK; this is encoded by the coding sequence ATGGAAAGCTTATCGGACTTCGGCGCGATCGCCGTGATGCAGGGCTTCAACGGCCTGTCGGTGTTCTGCGTGCTGCTGCTGATGGCGCTGGGCCTGGCGATCATCTTCGGGCAGATGGGGGTGATCAACATGGCCCATGGCGAATTCCTCGCCGTCGGCGCCTACACCACCTATGTCGTGTCGACGTTGATCCAGCATCATTTCCCCGCCTTGCAGCCCTATTACTTCTTCTTCGCCATCGTCCTGGCCTTCTTCGTCGCCGGCGCCATCGGCTGGCTGGTGGAGTGGGCGATGATCAGCCGGCTGTATCAGCGGCCGCTGGACACCCTGCTGGCCACCTGGGGCCTGTCGCTGATCCTGCAGCAACTGTTTCGCTCGGTGTTCGGCGCCCGCGAGGTGAGCGCCGAGATGCCGGAATGGCTGATGGGCTCCTGGAGCCCTACCGCCAGCATCGACATTCCCAAGAGCGGCCTCTTCGTGATGGCGGTGACGGTGCTGCTGACCATCACCCTGTTCCTCATGCTGTACCGCTCGCGCTGGGGCCTGCAGGTCCGGGCGACGGTGCAGAACCGGCTGATGGCGCGGGCCGTAGGCATCAATACCCGGCGGGTGGACCGCATGACCTTCGCCCTGGGCTGCGGCGTGGCCGGGGTGGCCGGCGCGGCCTTCACCACCATCGGCTCCATCGGCCCCACCGCGGGTTCGCTGTACATCGTCGATACCTTCCTGGTGGTGGTGTTCGGTGGCGCGGCCAGCCTGCTCGGCACCATCGCCTCGGCCTTCGGCATCGCCCAGGCGCAATCGCTGCTGGAGTTCTTCCTCTCCGGCTCCATGGCCAAGGTGCTGACCCTGTCGGCGGTGATCCTCATCCTGATGCTGCGGCCCCAGGGGCTGTTCTCGGCAAAAGTCCGCAAGTAG